The window ATCCGTCCTATGATGTCGATCCCATTTCTCGTATTGTTTATTCTGCTTCGAGAGATGATGTGGAAACAACTATCATTAACGGACAAATTGTCATGGAAAACAAGGAGCTAAAAACCGTCGACAAAGACATTGTTTTATATGAAGCAAACCGTTCCATTAAAAGGCTATTAAAATTCGCCAACATGATGAAATGAACGATCAACCATCGCTGTATAAAGACATAGGGGTACTGAAAAATCAGCTAACGATGAACTCTGTTCTTCTGTCAAGGTTCTTCTTTTTTTTGCTTTTTATCTGCTTTTTTTGTTTCATACAAGTCTTCGTTTGGACCGACTTCCCTTTCTATCGCTCGAACCAAACGGCTTTTTTTAAATGTTCCGCACGTGTTCGTCGTCTTATTTATTATTGTCAAAATGTTTCAATGCCTCCCTTCTGCTCAACGGTTTGAGTTCATGACGACGAGCCACAAAATTTTTTACGCTATCAGGTCGGGTTTTGGCATACTCACGCAGCACCCATCCTATCGCCTTTTGAACAAAAAATTCGTTGCTGCCCGCTCTTCTTAAGATATAACGAAAGAGACGCTCATCATCCATTTTCCCTCGGTAAAAAAGTTGATATAATATCGCAGACCTCTGGAGCCAAATATTTTCACTTTCAATCCAACGGTCAGGATATCGTGAAATCAGTTCAGGATATGTTTGAAATAAATATCCCATGATATGTGGGGAAAGTACATCGATTGTATCCCACCATGACTTAGTGACGAGTAATTTTTCCAACCACGTCATATCCGATGGGCGTAAGCTTTTCTTTTTCATTTCTATCAAGTCAAGAGCGGCTCTTTGGTATTCGCGCTCGGGCATGTCCCAAAGTATCTGAATCACTTTCTCAAGATTCTCATTTGACGGTACACCATGTTCTTTCACAAATTGTTTCGTCACTTTCCTTCGAATAGGAGTTCGAATGCCCAAAAACGGAAATTGGTTTTTCATGTATTTTTTTGACCACTCAGCGAATTCAGCGTTTGCATGGCTGGTATATAATGAAACAAGATTTTGTATATAGGAATTCAATTGTTCATTCATCCTTCTTTTCCCCCACATGACTATTTATCTTTCAACAATACAATACTTATCAGTAAGCAGCAATTCAATATTTTCGATTCCTACCAAAAACCGCAAATTGATTTTTGAAACTTTTTCTGATCGCCAGAAGGAACTTTTTTCCGCTAGTCGAATATTTGATCATACGAACAGCTAAGTCGTGCCATGATGGTTTTGAAATCACTCAAGTATTTTGACAGAGGATGGAACATTAACCGGGGAAGCGATTACCTTTTACTAAACCTTAGATAGGTTACAACAGATCTAAACGAGGGAAAGTTTTATTTCGATGCCCCCTTTTTCGTTTGACTGTGTGATTGTCTGCGGGATCATCTTTATAAAAAAACAGATACCGCGTTTGATGAATTTTGTATTTCAATCTTACACAGTCTCTTCTGGATTAGCATAAAATACCGAGGAATTCACCTATCCAATAAGTTTCATAAGGAGAGCAATCAGAATGAATTCTTTAAAGAGGAAAGGAAATTATGGCATTGATGCACCCTTTATCCCACTTTCTTATGCTTTGATTGGTCTTGTTTTGTTGATTTCCAGTATTGTATTGATTTACCGATCCCATATTTGGGCTTTCTGGCTTTTGGTTTATAGTCTCTTTTTGCTGACCTGCGCTTTCTTCTTTTTGCACACATCGATGAAAGGAAAATTCGAAATATGGGAAAATATTTTCTCCAATCTCAATATTCCGGAAAACTCCAAAATACTCGATATGGGATGTGGACATGGAACGGTATTAATTATGGCGGCCAAACAGCTTGGGAAAGAAGGACAAGCGGTAGGTATTGACCTATGGCGCAAAGTGGATCAATCAGGCAATGACAGAAAGGCGACAGAAAAAAATGCCGAAATTGAAAACGTTGCTGACAAAATTGTCCTTCATACAGCCGACATGATGGCCCTTCCCTTTCAAGACAACATATACGATTATGTGTTTAGCAGCCTGGCGATTCATAATATTAAGAATAAGCAAGGCAGAGAGAAAGCCGTACGGGAGGCTTTTCGAGTTTTGAAACCAGGAGGAACATTGGTAATAGTGGATATTGTTAGAACGAAGGAATATCTAAATGTATTAAAGGACCTTTCTGCCGCCAATGTCAGTCATACGCTTGCCGGTTGGAAAGGCTGGTGGACAGGTCCTTGGATGTCAACGAATATTATAGTGGCTAAAAAATCAAAATGATTTTAAAAACGATTGAAAGTGGGCAGCGACCAAAACCAATGTCGGGCAATGACTAACAACTCCATCCTTCATTATGCTTTGAAATAAAGATCATTCTAGCGCATATCCGGTCAACCAAAAATATCTGGTTGACCTCATCATATGAATCAGTGCGATTGTCAAATTTTCGACGGTTATTGCACAGCGTTTTGATGCTCTTTAAATCCTAAAATGAAACCACTATTTCACATCGTTCGATTATTCGAACGGTGTTTTTGTATATTCGTTTTCTGATTTCATTCGAGAACAACTAGCTGTTCTTATTTTAGAAATAAAAAATTATCTTGGCATCTTAAAAAAATTCTCTCTTTCTGCAGATATCCAAGGTTGTAAATTTTCTTTGCTCTCCTGAACCAATCGATTGACCAGTACATCATGCCAGATGTAATTCTCCAATAACGATACATGCACATCATCATCCGTATAGAAGGCATTGCCGTTTTGTTCTACCGGATGGCCATAAATCATTTCTTTTCCGTCGACAGAAATGATAAACCATTTCTTATTTCCAATCTGTTCTACATAATCTGTCTTCCGATGTACCACCAAGTCTTTTAAAGGATTTTCAACTTGAAAGACAATGCCCTTAAGACTGCAAGTTTGCTGTTTCTCCCGCAAGTCGTCTACTAGTTGTTCATACATAAAATCCCAAATGGACAATATAATTCGGTGCTTGGCCCGCCGAATCAGAATACGACAAAATGACAGGATGTTTTCTTCTCCTTTTATCGTTATCACACGTTTATCAGCTTTGATCTCTTGTTTCTCAAACCGTTTTAATTCATTTTTTATCGATGAAAAGGTGACATCCCACTGCTTTTTAATCGATTCTAAAAACACATCAACCGGTAATGGGGAAAATTGTGCAGCTCCGTTTACATCCTCTTTCACCACTATCCCTTTTTTCTCTAATCCTTCTAATACTTCATAAATGCGCGATCGAGGTATACCTGAATGTTTGCTAATCTGGTAAGCGCTGGACATCCCTAAATGAACCAAAGATACATAGGCTTTCGCCTGGTATTGATTAAAACCAAGCAGCTGGAGTTCTTGTGAAATTTTATCCATATTGAAACCATCCTCTTCAAACCATTCAAAATTTACTTTTATAGTATCGTTAACGGACGATTTAGTAAATGATTCCCCTGTATGACGGCCAATCCTTTATAAAAGTTCTTTTCTAATTATTAGTGTAATTATTTCCTGATATTTGTCTGTATTTTTTATTCACAAAAGTACATTCATTTGTTATGATCATTTTAGTTACCACTATAGTAATTACTAATGTTCATGGATATTATACGGATCCGGTTAAGGGATTTGGAACAGTCTCCATAATGATATGTGGCTAACCTCAATTGGAGAAATATCTGTTTTTTTCGTTACGAACGATTTTCTTAGATAAAGAACGCCGATAACATCTATTGAAAATAAATCAGCTATTGATCTTTCAATAGATAGATCAATAGCTTTTCATTATTCTAGGAGGAATGCATATGGACGATATCAACTTTTACATATTGGGCTTCTTAGTACTCGCCGGTTTTATAGCTTCTTTCGTAGATTCAGTAGTTGGCGGAGGGGGATTAATTTCAATTCCGGCTTTAATGTTTACAGGATTGCCCCCTTCCGCAGCCATTGCGACCAATAAATTAGCCAGTACAATGGGGGCTTTAACGAGCACAATCTCGTTTATTAAATCAGGAAAAGTAAATTTTTCGCTTGTATCTAAGCTTTTCCCTTTAACTCTTATAGGTTCTTTTTTAGGTGCATTTGTTGTAAAACATATATCATCAGAAATATTAAAACCGTTGGTTCTAGTGATGCTTATTGCCGTTGCCATCTACACGATCTTAAAAAAAGATTGGGGCAAAGACTCTCGATATCAAGGGATGAATTTGAAAAAAAGCATCCTTTTTGCATTAGTCGTTCTCTTGATTGGATTTTATGATGGATTTGTAGGTGCCGGTACAGGTTCTTTTTTGCTAT of the Bacillus smithii genome contains:
- a CDS encoding TSUP family transporter, coding for MDDINFYILGFLVLAGFIASFVDSVVGGGGLISIPALMFTGLPPSAAIATNKLASTMGALTSTISFIKSGKVNFSLVSKLFPLTLIGSFLGAFVVKHISSEILKPLVLVMLIAVAIYTILKKDWGKDSRYQGMNLKKSILFALVVLLIGFYDGFVGAGTGSFLLFSFLIIGFDFIQSAGNAKVLNFGSNIAALIMFLYLDAVRFAYGIPMGIAMIFGALVGSNFAIKKGASYVRILFIIVTVFLIGKNILDYLHLF
- a CDS encoding class I SAM-dependent methyltransferase, with protein sequence MNSLKRKGNYGIDAPFIPLSYALIGLVLLISSIVLIYRSHIWAFWLLVYSLFLLTCAFFFLHTSMKGKFEIWENIFSNLNIPENSKILDMGCGHGTVLIMAAKQLGKEGQAVGIDLWRKVDQSGNDRKATEKNAEIENVADKIVLHTADMMALPFQDNIYDYVFSSLAIHNIKNKQGREKAVREAFRVLKPGGTLVIVDIVRTKEYLNVLKDLSAANVSHTLAGWKGWWTGPWMSTNIIVAKKSK
- a CDS encoding TrmB family transcriptional regulator; this translates as MDKISQELQLLGFNQYQAKAYVSLVHLGMSSAYQISKHSGIPRSRIYEVLEGLEKKGIVVKEDVNGAAQFSPLPVDVFLESIKKQWDVTFSSIKNELKRFEKQEIKADKRVITIKGEENILSFCRILIRRAKHRIILSIWDFMYEQLVDDLREKQQTCSLKGIVFQVENPLKDLVVHRKTDYVEQIGNKKWFIISVDGKEMIYGHPVEQNGNAFYTDDDVHVSLLENYIWHDVLVNRLVQESKENLQPWISAERENFFKMPR
- a CDS encoding DNA alkylation repair protein — protein: MNSYIQNLVSLYTSHANAEFAEWSKKYMKNQFPFLGIRTPIRRKVTKQFVKEHGVPSNENLEKVIQILWDMPEREYQRAALDLIEMKKKSLRPSDMTWLEKLLVTKSWWDTIDVLSPHIMGYLFQTYPELISRYPDRWIESENIWLQRSAILYQLFYRGKMDDERLFRYILRRAGSNEFFVQKAIGWVLREYAKTRPDSVKNFVARRHELKPLSRREALKHFDNNK